From Phormidium ambiguum IAM M-71, a single genomic window includes:
- a CDS encoding efflux RND transporter permease subunit translates to MLADFFIKRPVFAIVCALVILVTGFISIPALPVEQYPDISPPQIAVNANYVGASAQVVEETVTTVLERQINGVEGMRYMNSTSSNDGTSTIIITFEQGYDLDVAASDIQNRVLQAEPKLPDVVRQTGVTVSKQSNAIVLAMALYSEDDRYDDTFISNYADLYVLDPLRRIKGIGNILAFGDRRYAMRIWLDPQRLASRNLTAQDVINALNKQNLQVGIGSIGQPPAPDGQLYQIDLQTKGRLKEAKEFENLILKANTDGTIVKLKDVGKAELGAESYSSFASYKGHVAVGYQILQIPGSNALNIAKAVKAEMKKLAQKFPPGLTYDIPYDSSLFVEASFREVVITLFQSVGLVVLVIFIFLQDWRATIVPAIAIPVSLIGTFAFVKIFNFSLNSLTLFGLTLATGMVVDDAIVVAEDVTRLIQEKGLSPIRATSEAMRELFGSVIATALVLMAVFIPVGFFPGTTGQLYKQFALTITFSIAISTFNALTLTPALSALLLRRQSKPRGLMGWASNCINGFLDWLRRGYHQLLRFITRFKPIMMLLFIASLVLTVWLYLRVPKAFLPEEDQGYFISLIQAADGTSLNYTRQIVTQAEQQLSKVPEIKGTFAMGGVGFSGNTPNRGLMFAPLKSWDERQKPEQSVSGILNRIRGGLMGIPQAPVIAVNPPTIPSLGSTGGFVFQLQDKGDRTTDISTLDGIKTELLTRANQTPGLQGVFSTYTANAPQLLIDIDREKAEALQVSTDEIFSTLQTYIGSRYVNDFNAFGRTYRVYVQADQKFRSNPEDIGQLYVRSRQGEMIPLSNLVKITSTTGPQTINHYNLYRSIEINGAAAPGFSSGQAIQIMEKLAAEILPPNMGFEWSGISLEELESGGQAPLIFGLGVFFVFLVLAAQYNNFFDPLIIMLSVPLAVLGALAAQSLRGLYNDVYCQVGLVMLIGLASKNSILMVEFANQLREQGLSITKAIVEASQDRLRPILMTAFSALLGAYPMVFPTGAGAASRQSLGTAIFGGTFVATFLSLFVVPILYIVIGTIQQRLMRRKESKTLPQPVQKIHTNSL, encoded by the coding sequence ATGTTAGCCGATTTTTTCATCAAAAGACCTGTATTTGCGATCGTGTGCGCCCTAGTTATATTAGTCACTGGATTTATCAGCATTCCTGCCCTACCTGTAGAGCAATATCCAGATATTAGTCCGCCACAAATTGCCGTCAATGCAAATTATGTTGGTGCCAGTGCTCAAGTTGTAGAAGAGACAGTAACCACCGTATTAGAAAGACAAATTAATGGCGTTGAAGGCATGAGATACATGAATTCAACTAGCAGTAATGACGGTACTAGCACAATTATTATTACCTTTGAACAAGGTTATGATTTGGATGTTGCTGCATCAGATATCCAAAATCGAGTGTTACAAGCAGAACCAAAACTTCCAGATGTTGTCCGACAAACAGGAGTTACTGTTTCTAAACAATCGAATGCAATTGTATTAGCAATGGCACTTTATAGCGAAGACGATCGCTACGATGATACATTTATTAGTAACTATGCAGATCTGTATGTATTAGATCCACTTCGACGCATTAAAGGTATAGGAAATATTCTCGCATTTGGCGATCGCCGTTATGCAATGCGAATTTGGTTAGATCCTCAACGTTTAGCAAGTCGCAATCTCACCGCTCAAGATGTAATTAATGCACTCAACAAACAAAACTTACAAGTAGGTATTGGTAGTATTGGACAACCCCCTGCACCCGATGGACAATTGTATCAAATCGACTTACAAACTAAAGGCAGACTTAAAGAAGCCAAAGAATTTGAAAATCTAATTCTCAAAGCTAATACTGATGGCACAATTGTCAAATTAAAAGATGTAGGAAAAGCTGAATTAGGGGCAGAAAGTTATAGCTCTTTTGCCAGTTATAAAGGTCACGTTGCTGTAGGTTATCAAATTCTCCAAATTCCGGGTAGTAATGCTTTGAATATTGCCAAAGCAGTCAAGGCTGAAATGAAAAAATTAGCTCAGAAATTTCCCCCAGGATTAACTTATGATATTCCCTACGATTCCTCTTTATTTGTAGAAGCATCATTTAGAGAAGTTGTGATTACTTTATTTCAATCAGTAGGGCTGGTTGTATTAGTAATCTTCATCTTTTTACAAGACTGGCGGGCAACGATCGTTCCTGCGATCGCAATTCCCGTATCATTAATTGGCACCTTTGCATTTGTGAAAATTTTTAATTTTTCATTAAACAGTCTCACCTTATTTGGTTTGACTTTAGCAACGGGAATGGTAGTAGATGATGCGATCGTAGTTGCGGAAGATGTCACCCGTTTAATTCAAGAAAAAGGGCTAAGTCCAATTCGGGCTACTTCGGAAGCAATGCGCGAATTGTTCGGTTCGGTAATTGCCACCGCCTTAGTTTTGATGGCAGTATTTATTCCAGTTGGTTTTTTTCCCGGAACGACAGGACAACTTTATAAACAATTTGCTTTAACAATTACTTTCTCGATCGCTATTTCCACATTCAATGCTTTAACTTTAACACCTGCCCTTTCTGCACTTTTGTTACGTCGCCAATCAAAACCGCGTGGCTTAATGGGTTGGGCTTCTAATTGCATTAATGGCTTTTTAGATTGGTTGCGTCGAGGATACCATCAATTACTTAGATTTATAACTCGATTCAAACCAATAATGATGCTCTTATTTATTGCCTCGTTAGTGTTAACTGTTTGGCTTTACTTGCGCGTCCCAAAAGCCTTTTTACCCGAAGAAGACCAAGGTTATTTTATTAGTTTAATTCAAGCAGCCGATGGCACTTCTTTAAATTACACCAGACAAATTGTGACGCAAGCAGAACAACAATTAAGCAAAGTTCCTGAAATTAAAGGCACTTTTGCGATGGGTGGAGTAGGTTTTAGTGGCAATACACCAAACAGAGGATTGATGTTTGCACCGTTAAAATCGTGGGATGAAAGACAAAAACCAGAACAATCAGTTTCCGGGATTCTTAATCGAATTCGAGGGGGATTAATGGGAATTCCTCAAGCCCCAGTTATTGCAGTAAATCCGCCAACAATTCCTAGTCTTGGTAGTACTGGTGGTTTTGTATTTCAACTACAAGATAAAGGCGATCGCACTACTGATATTAGCACTTTGGATGGGATAAAAACTGAATTACTAACTCGTGCGAATCAAACACCTGGATTGCAAGGAGTATTCAGTACTTACACCGCAAATGCACCACAATTGCTGATCGATATCGATCGAGAAAAAGCCGAAGCATTACAAGTTTCTACTGATGAAATATTCAGCACATTGCAAACTTATATCGGTTCGCGTTATGTCAATGATTTTAATGCCTTTGGTCGCACTTATCGAGTTTATGTGCAAGCGGATCAAAAGTTTCGATCGAACCCAGAAGATATCGGTCAATTATATGTGCGTTCTCGCCAAGGAGAAATGATTCCGCTGAGTAATTTAGTCAAGATTACCTCAACAACAGGCCCCCAAACAATTAATCATTACAACTTGTATCGTTCCATTGAAATCAACGGTGCGGCTGCTCCCGGTTTTAGTTCTGGACAAGCAATACAAATAATGGAAAAGTTAGCGGCTGAAATATTGCCACCCAACATGGGATTTGAGTGGTCAGGAATCTCTTTAGAAGAGTTAGAATCTGGAGGACAAGCACCACTCATTTTTGGTTTAGGCGTTTTCTTTGTTTTCCTAGTTTTAGCGGCTCAATACAATAACTTCTTCGACCCATTAATCATTATGCTGTCAGTTCCTTTAGCAGTTTTGGGAGCCTTAGCCGCTCAATCTTTACGCGGTTTATATAACGATGTTTATTGCCAAGTCGGATTAGTGATGTTGATTGGTTTAGCCAGCAAAAACTCGATCTTAATGGTGGAATTTGCCAACCAATTACGAGAGCAAGGTCTGTCAATTACTAAGGCAATTGTAGAAGCTTCCCAAGACCGTTTGCGACCTATTTTGATGACAGCATTTTCAGCATTATTGGGCGCTTATCCAATGGT
- a CDS encoding efflux RND transporter periplasmic adaptor subunit, which translates to MEVSELESTANPDIQDISELTGKKRSHFRLIIIFLLLVGGGGIGLWQTMTPTQKSPPAVAQQPPMPVKTLLLKTSSIEESSEFVATLQSRRSITLRPRIQGQISQILVQSGEQVKTGTPILKVDAKPQQASVESRIAAVESSQADLETAKAELASAKADVNNAKATLKALQARQVSEQSNLTLNERDYERFNYLYRQGAVSLQMLDQRRNALEVAKAKIAQTDADIAAQEAAIIKAKAAITKAEATIIKNQRLVKQAQANVKEQAAQLQFYLITAPFAGTVGDIPVKVGDFVDNSSQLTTITDNRSLEVTFSVPNEQALKLRSGMSVELTDGQGKTLGTSRIFFISPKATNDTQSVLIKSLFDNSKGQLKVEQFVRAKVIWKQQLGVLVPTTAIMRFGGETFVFVAESSKSGIVARQRLIKVDSIEGNNYQVISGLKPGEKVVLSGLLALRDGASIASLNQL; encoded by the coding sequence ATGGAAGTATCTGAGTTAGAATCGACTGCAAACCCTGATATTCAAGATATTTCAGAGCTAACTGGTAAAAAGCGATCGCACTTTCGATTAATTATCATATTCCTGCTTCTTGTAGGCGGTGGAGGAATAGGACTGTGGCAGACTATGACTCCGACTCAGAAATCACCCCCAGCAGTCGCTCAACAACCACCAATGCCTGTAAAAACATTGTTACTAAAAACCAGTTCTATTGAAGAAAGTTCAGAATTTGTTGCTACCTTACAATCTCGTCGTTCTATTACATTACGCCCCAGAATTCAGGGTCAAATTTCCCAAATTTTAGTTCAAAGTGGAGAACAAGTAAAAACAGGTACTCCGATTTTAAAAGTAGATGCGAAACCGCAACAAGCATCAGTTGAAAGTCGTATCGCAGCTGTTGAATCTTCCCAAGCTGATTTAGAAACTGCCAAAGCCGAATTAGCCAGCGCCAAAGCTGATGTTAACAATGCTAAAGCAACACTCAAAGCATTACAAGCTCGTCAAGTTTCGGAACAATCTAATTTAACACTTAATGAGCGAGACTATGAACGATTTAACTATCTTTATCGTCAAGGCGCTGTTAGTTTGCAAATGCTAGATCAACGGCGCAATGCTCTAGAAGTTGCTAAAGCTAAAATTGCTCAAACAGATGCGGATATTGCTGCCCAAGAAGCAGCGATTATTAAAGCCAAAGCAGCAATAACTAAAGCCGAAGCAACCATTATTAAAAATCAAAGATTGGTCAAACAAGCTCAGGCAAATGTCAAAGAACAAGCTGCCCAACTTCAGTTTTATTTAATTACGGCTCCCTTTGCTGGTACAGTAGGAGATATTCCCGTAAAAGTCGGAGATTTTGTTGATAATTCCAGCCAATTAACCACAATTACAGATAATCGTTCATTAGAAGTTACCTTTTCAGTTCCTAATGAACAAGCCCTCAAATTACGTTCAGGAATGTCCGTTGAATTAACCGATGGTCAAGGTAAAACACTAGGCACAAGTCGCATATTTTTCATTTCACCAAAAGCTACAAATGATACGCAATCTGTGCTAATAAAATCGCTGTTTGACAATTCTAAAGGACAGTTAAAAGTTGAGCAATTTGTTCGAGCCAAGGTAATTTGGAAACAACAACTAGGCGTGTTAGTACCAACAACTGCAATTATGCGCTTTGGTGGAGAAACATTTGTCTTTGTAGCAGAATCTTCTAAATCAGGAATAGTAGCTCGACAACGCCTCATCAAAGTAGACAGCATTGAAGGCAATAATTATCAAGTTATTTCAGGATTAAAACCAGGAGAAAAAGTTGTACTTTCCGGGTTATTAGCTCTCAGAGATGGCGCATCTATAGCCAGTCTAAATCAATTGTGA
- a CDS encoding heavy metal-responsive transcriptional regulator — MLVQEAQKLIGSVAKESGVSIKTIRYYEELGLLKASGRTEGKFRLFTPDVLARLSFIKRAQSLGLTLLEIREFLRVHDQGDLPCEQVKTKLQDKVNDIEQQIQQLLILKSELEGLLSGSSTLLEKVDSVICPLIEQN; from the coding sequence ATGTTAGTCCAAGAAGCGCAAAAACTCATCGGTTCAGTTGCCAAAGAAAGCGGCGTATCGATTAAAACTATTCGCTACTATGAAGAACTCGGTTTACTCAAAGCATCAGGCAGAACTGAGGGAAAATTTAGATTGTTTACTCCTGATGTTTTGGCTCGCCTCAGCTTTATCAAACGCGCCCAAAGTTTGGGATTAACTTTATTAGAAATTCGGGAATTCTTGAGAGTTCACGACCAAGGTGATTTGCCTTGCGAACAGGTTAAAACTAAGTTGCAAGATAAGGTAAATGATATTGAACAACAAATTCAGCAACTACTTATTCTCAAATCAGAATTAGAAGGATTACTTTCCGGTTCATCAACATTATTAGAAAAGGTTGATTCAGTCATTTGTCCTCTGATTGAACAAAATTAA
- a CDS encoding cupredoxin domain-containing protein: MLNRTKIIGGIASLGIVLGMGTGEAIAQNTHETHPTKTEQTNQFRPIEQPLSNKVLVTLAGLGLIGLELWWFLLSKPQSKKATATGGIQEVTITVDGGYEPSRIVVQSGQPVRLNFHRLDPSSCLEQVLIPDFHIAADLPINVVTSVEFTPKKAGNYVFTCGMNMFRGEIIAEDQQSESTTPLISPNQHETVKETTTMQVNPNVNQEIQKLTVIVDKGYQPNHLVVKAGKPVQLSFLRENPSSCLEKILIPDFDIATDLPLHQLKTIEFTPKQEGEHAFSCGMNMVRGIIKVQAANTSEFHEKAAQAFNN, translated from the coding sequence ATGTTGAACAGAACCAAAATCATCGGTGGAATTGCTAGTTTAGGGATTGTGTTAGGAATGGGAACTGGAGAAGCGATCGCACAAAATACCCATGAAACACACCCAACTAAAACAGAGCAAACAAATCAATTTCGTCCCATTGAACAACCCTTAAGTAACAAAGTTTTAGTGACTCTGGCTGGACTCGGATTAATTGGTTTAGAACTTTGGTGGTTTCTCCTCAGTAAACCCCAGTCGAAAAAAGCAACTGCAACTGGAGGAATTCAAGAAGTAACTATCACCGTTGATGGCGGTTACGAACCCAGTCGGATTGTTGTCCAATCAGGTCAACCTGTGCGTCTTAATTTTCATCGCTTAGATCCTAGTAGTTGTTTGGAACAAGTATTAATTCCAGATTTTCATATTGCCGCAGATTTGCCAATTAATGTTGTTACTTCTGTAGAATTTACACCAAAAAAAGCGGGAAATTATGTCTTTACCTGTGGCATGAATATGTTTCGTGGCGAAATCATTGCCGAAGATCAACAAAGTGAATCAACTACACCATTGATTTCCCCAAATCAGCATGAAACAGTCAAGGAAACTACAACTATGCAAGTTAATCCAAATGTTAACCAGGAAATACAAAAACTAACTGTGATTGTTGACAAAGGCTACCAACCAAATCATCTGGTAGTTAAAGCAGGAAAACCCGTTCAACTCAGCTTTTTAAGGGAAAATCCTAGTAGTTGTTTAGAGAAAATTCTGATTCCTGATTTTGATATTGCAACCGATTTACCTTTGCATCAACTAAAAACGATCGAATTTACTCCCAAACAAGAGGGAGAACACGCTTTTAGCTGCGGCATGAATATGGTTCGCGGCATTATAAAAGTGCAAGCTGCCAACACCTCTGAGTTCCACGAAAAAGCTGCTCAAGCTTTCAATAATTGA
- a CDS encoding heavy metal translocating P-type ATPase, giving the protein MENANLKLRGMSCASCANAIENAILSVPGVEACNVNFGAEQATVKYNPQQTNLDAIQEAVDAAGYVAQPIKSDDLLNRNDDVEQQERQAETRQLRNKVIFGGLVSAILVIGSLPMMTGLSIPFIPMWLHNPWLQLILTTPVQFWCGRSFYINAWKALKRHAATMDTLVAVGTGAAFFYSIFATLFPSFFTNQGLTADVYYEAAAVIITLILLGKLLENRAKGQTSEAIRKLMGLQAKTARVIRNGKEVDVPIAEVILGDIILVRPGEKIPVDGEIVDGSSTIDEAMVTGESLPVKKKSGDEVIGATINKTGSFKFRATRVGKDTFLAQIVQLVQQAQGSKAPIQRLADQVTGWFVPAVIAIAIATFIIWYNLMGNVTMALITTVGVLIIACPCALGLATPTSIMVGTGKGAENGILIKGAESLELAHKIQAIVLDKTGTITQGKPTVTHFLTVDGTANQNEFKLLQLAASVERNSEHPLAEAVVQYAQSQGVELTDTQQFEAIAGSGVQGYVSDKWVQIGTHRWMKELGIDTHKLEQDWERLEYLGKTVVWLAVDGKVEGMMAIADAVKPSSANAIRILQKMGLEVVMLTGDNRRTAEVIAREVGIKRVIAEVRPEQKAAQVANLQEEGKIVAMVGDGINDAPALAQADVGMAIGTGTDVAIAASDITLISGDLHGIVTAIQLSRSTMQNIKQNLFFAFIYNVAGIPIAAGILFPFFGWLLSPIIAGAAMAFSSVSVVTNALRLRNFRPKLLA; this is encoded by the coding sequence ATGGAAAACGCAAATTTGAAACTGCGAGGGATGAGTTGTGCTTCTTGTGCAAATGCGATCGAAAATGCGATTCTTTCTGTCCCTGGTGTAGAAGCTTGTAACGTCAACTTTGGTGCAGAACAAGCAACAGTTAAATATAACCCGCAACAAACCAATTTAGACGCAATTCAAGAAGCAGTTGATGCGGCTGGATATGTTGCTCAACCCATAAAATCCGATGATTTGTTGAATAGAAATGATGATGTCGAACAACAAGAAAGACAGGCAGAAACTCGACAATTACGCAACAAAGTTATATTTGGTGGCTTAGTCAGCGCCATTTTAGTAATTGGTTCTCTGCCAATGATGACAGGATTATCTATTCCTTTCATCCCAATGTGGTTACACAATCCTTGGCTGCAATTAATATTAACTACACCCGTACAATTTTGGTGCGGTCGTAGCTTTTATATTAATGCTTGGAAAGCCTTAAAGCGCCATGCAGCGACAATGGATACTTTAGTTGCAGTTGGCACAGGTGCGGCTTTTTTCTATTCCATTTTTGCTACTCTATTCCCCAGCTTTTTTACCAATCAAGGATTAACAGCAGATGTGTATTATGAAGCGGCTGCTGTAATTATTACCTTAATTCTGTTGGGGAAATTGTTGGAGAATCGCGCCAAAGGACAAACCTCAGAAGCAATTCGCAAACTGATGGGATTGCAAGCGAAAACCGCAAGAGTAATTCGTAATGGAAAAGAGGTAGATGTTCCGATTGCGGAAGTAATTTTGGGCGATATAATTCTCGTGCGTCCAGGGGAAAAAATTCCCGTAGATGGTGAGATTGTTGATGGTTCTTCAACCATAGATGAAGCAATGGTGACAGGGGAAAGTTTACCTGTAAAAAAGAAATCAGGCGATGAAGTAATTGGAGCGACAATTAACAAAACAGGTAGCTTTAAATTCCGCGCTACGCGAGTTGGCAAAGATACTTTCTTGGCTCAAATTGTGCAATTAGTTCAGCAAGCACAAGGTTCTAAAGCACCGATTCAAAGATTAGCTGACCAAGTAACTGGATGGTTTGTTCCGGCGGTAATTGCAATTGCGATCGCTACTTTCATCATCTGGTATAACCTCATGGGAAATGTGACGATGGCATTAATTACTACCGTAGGTGTTTTGATTATCGCTTGTCCTTGTGCTTTAGGTTTAGCAACACCAACTTCGATCATGGTGGGAACTGGAAAAGGCGCAGAAAACGGCATTTTAATTAAAGGTGCAGAAAGCTTGGAATTGGCTCATAAAATCCAAGCGATCGTTCTCGATAAAACAGGCACAATTACCCAAGGAAAACCCACAGTCACTCATTTTTTAACTGTTGACGGCACAGCTAATCAAAACGAATTCAAACTATTACAGTTAGCTGCATCTGTGGAACGTAATTCTGAGCATCCTTTAGCCGAAGCAGTTGTCCAATATGCTCAATCGCAAGGTGTAGAATTAACAGATACTCAACAATTTGAAGCGATCGCAGGTAGCGGTGTACAAGGCTATGTTTCCGATAAATGGGTACAAATTGGTACGCATCGCTGGATGAAAGAATTGGGAATTGATACCCATAAATTAGAACAAGATTGGGAGCGATTGGAATACCTTGGTAAAACGGTTGTTTGGTTAGCAGTTGATGGGAAAGTGGAAGGTATGATGGCGATCGCAGATGCCGTAAAACCTTCTTCTGCCAACGCAATTCGCATCTTACAAAAGATGGGATTAGAAGTGGTAATGTTAACAGGTGATAACCGTCGCACGGCTGAAGTAATAGCGAGAGAAGTTGGAATCAAAAGAGTAATTGCAGAAGTTCGTCCCGAACAAAAAGCCGCGCAAGTTGCCAATCTTCAAGAAGAAGGAAAAATTGTGGCAATGGTGGGAGATGGTATTAATGATGCGCCTGCATTAGCTCAAGCAGATGTAGGAATGGCAATTGGTACTGGGACAGATGTTGCGATCGCTGCTAGTGACATTACGCTAATTTCTGGTGATTTACACGGCATTGTTACTGCGATTCAATTATCTCGTTCCACAATGCAAAACATCAAACAAAATTTGTTTTTCGCCTTTATTTACAACGTAGCAGGAATTCCGATCGCAGCAGGTATACTCTTCCCCTTTTTCGGATGGCTTCTCAGTCCGATTATTGCCGGAGCAGCAATGGCATTTAGTTCAGTTTCTGTAGTAACAAATGCGTTGCGTCTGCGTAATTTCCGACCCAAATTATTAGCTTAA
- a CDS encoding heavy-metal-associated domain-containing protein codes for MTLQLKVPNMACSACGETITKAIKAIDPAATVQADPKTKLVNIETQVSETVVTEAIKSAGYTVACH; via the coding sequence ATGACACTACAACTAAAAGTTCCGAACATGGCTTGTTCAGCTTGCGGAGAAACCATTACCAAAGCTATTAAAGCGATCGATCCAGCTGCAACCGTTCAGGCAGATCCAAAAACCAAGCTGGTCAATATCGAAACGCAAGTATCAGAAACCGTTGTGACAGAGGCAATTAAATCTGCTGGTTATACAGTTGCCTGTCACTAA
- a CDS encoding four-helix bundle copper-binding protein: protein MAHKISQSSIDIAVRCAYECEHCADSCLGSMPECARLCIDCAQICWNSAAYMSRGSRFIPQIVKSCIEICEACAKECEKHESEHCQKCAQACRVAAEEYRKIVSVAGVA, encoded by the coding sequence ATGGCTCACAAAATTTCTCAATCCAGTATAGATATTGCGGTTCGCTGTGCATACGAATGCGAACACTGTGCCGATTCTTGTTTGGGTAGTATGCCTGAATGCGCCCGTCTCTGCATAGATTGCGCGCAAATTTGCTGGAATTCTGCTGCTTACATGAGTCGTGGTTCGCGCTTCATCCCCCAAATTGTTAAATCCTGTATAGAAATCTGCGAAGCCTGCGCCAAAGAATGTGAAAAGCACGAATCCGAACATTGCCAGAAATGCGCTCAGGCTTGTCGGGTAGCCGCTGAAGAATACCGCAAGATTGTTAGTGTTGCAGGTGTAGCTTAA
- a CDS encoding DUF1772 domain-containing protein, whose product MLQDYFALKLFCALGCGLIAGVFFAFSTFVMNALSRLQPKSGIAAMQSINICAINPLFMVALFGTAVACILLAIFSLLKWQQPGAVYLLVGSLLYLIGSVLVTIAFNVPLNDALANVKPDSIDGANLWARYLTDWTFWNHIRTVAALIAAALFTFALCDRSLQL is encoded by the coding sequence ATGCTACAAGATTATTTTGCATTGAAGTTGTTCTGTGCGTTGGGTTGTGGCTTAATAGCAGGAGTTTTCTTTGCTTTCTCAACCTTCGTAATGAATGCCCTGAGCCGACTTCAGCCGAAATCGGGTATTGCTGCCATGCAATCAATTAATATCTGTGCAATTAATCCGTTATTCATGGTGGCGCTTTTTGGAACGGCTGTGGCTTGCATTCTTTTAGCTATTTTCTCACTATTAAAATGGCAACAACCTGGTGCTGTTTACTTACTCGTTGGTAGTTTGCTGTATTTGATTGGTAGTGTTTTAGTGACGATCGCCTTTAATGTACCACTCAATGATGCCTTGGCAAATGTTAAACCAGACAGCATTGATGGTGCTAATCTCTGGGCTAGATATCTTACTGATTGGACGTTTTGGAATCATATTCGCACAGTCGCAGCACTGATAGCAGCAGCATTGTTTACTTTTGCATTGTGCGATCGATCTCTACAACTTTAA
- a CDS encoding FMN-dependent NADH-azoreductase: MAHLLHIDSSPRGERSHSRRLTREFVEQWKQANPGDIVTYRDVGRNPVPHVDEPWIAAAFMPPEQRTPELWEAIRISDRLVDEFLAADIYVIGVPMYNFSVPSAFKAYIDQIVRVGRTVAFEPDNSANAYKPLVQGKKMFIIEARGDSGFQPGGRYEKMNHHDPYLVTVFGFIGITDITFIHVENDEYGGQKLADSIAKARTQIVQLVGG, from the coding sequence ATGGCACATCTATTGCACATTGATTCTAGTCCGCGTGGTGAAAGGTCGCACTCTCGCCGTCTAACTAGAGAGTTTGTGGAACAATGGAAACAAGCTAATCCTGGTGATATCGTTACCTACCGAGATGTAGGACGCAATCCAGTTCCCCACGTCGATGAACCTTGGATTGCAGCCGCTTTCATGCCCCCCGAACAACGCACGCCCGAATTGTGGGAAGCTATTAGGATTAGCGATCGCCTAGTGGACGAATTTCTAGCGGCTGATATCTACGTCATTGGCGTTCCCATGTATAATTTCAGCGTTCCTAGTGCATTTAAGGCTTACATTGACCAAATCGTGCGAGTCGGACGCACCGTTGCTTTTGAACCAGATAATTCTGCTAATGCTTATAAACCGCTTGTACAAGGTAAGAAAATGTTTATCATCGAAGCGCGGGGTGATTCAGGCTTTCAACCTGGTGGACGTTACGAGAAAATGAATCATCACGATCCCTATCTTGTTACTGTCTTTGGGTTTATAGGAATCACAGATATCACCTTTATTCATGTAGAAAATGATGAGTATGGGGGGCAAAAATTAGCAGATTCGATCGCCAAAGCGCGTACCCAAATTGTGCAACTAGTTGGAGGGTAA
- a CDS encoding helix-turn-helix domain-containing protein, whose protein sequence is MKNLPTHQVETENLPILSSQAHGWENILVEQFQHPPGEASCHYSNEHTVCMSLVSRPMRLLQIRDGKTYSGLYGKGDISITPAKVPFFARWEEEDNYLQIRITSRFIQQVAKEALAMNSEHLELLPEFKIRDPQLEAIGMMLLTELKQENTSSKLYIESLANVLAVHLLRNYATTKPQLTIYQGGLRERQLLPVLDYINDNLDRDITLADLAALLGMSQFHFSNQFKLAIGTTPYQYLLQQRIERAKQLLKKSDRSITDIALMCGFNSHSHLSKQFRQLTGMTPKTYRIHS, encoded by the coding sequence ATGAAAAATCTCCCTACCCATCAAGTTGAAACAGAAAACTTGCCCATCTTGTCAAGTCAAGCTCACGGTTGGGAAAATATTTTAGTTGAACAATTCCAACATCCTCCAGGGGAAGCAAGTTGTCATTACAGTAATGAACACACGGTTTGTATGTCTTTAGTATCCCGTCCGATGCGCTTGTTGCAAATTCGAGATGGCAAAACTTATAGTGGACTTTACGGGAAAGGAGATATTTCAATTACGCCTGCAAAAGTGCCGTTTTTTGCTCGTTGGGAAGAAGAAGATAATTATTTGCAAATTCGGATTACTTCTCGTTTTATTCAGCAAGTTGCTAAAGAAGCGTTGGCGATGAATTCGGAACATTTGGAATTACTTCCTGAATTTAAGATCCGCGATCCGCAACTTGAGGCGATCGGTATGATGTTACTTACTGAACTAAAACAAGAAAATACGAGTAGTAAGCTTTATATTGAATCTTTAGCAAATGTTTTGGCGGTGCATTTACTCCGCAATTATGCCACTACTAAACCTCAACTGACAATTTATCAAGGGGGATTAAGAGAGCGTCAACTTTTGCCTGTTTTGGATTACATTAACGACAATTTAGATCGAGATATCACGCTGGCTGATTTGGCGGCTTTGTTGGGAATGAGTCAATTTCATTTTAGTAATCAATTCAAATTGGCGATCGGTACGACTCCTTATCAATATTTGCTTCAACAAAGAATCGAACGCGCCAAGCAGTTGTTGAAAAAAAGCGATCGATCTATTACAGATATTGCTTTGATGTGTGGATTTAATAGCCACAGTCATTTAAGTAAACAATTTCGACAACTTACAGGTATGACACCAAAAACTTATCGAATACATTCATAA